A genomic region of Denticeps clupeoides chromosome 9, fDenClu1.1, whole genome shotgun sequence contains the following coding sequences:
- the LOC114797085 gene encoding uncharacterized protein DDB_G0290685-like, producing the protein MTRARSGAVLLFTIVMRAFDPLLSLQALPRDASGVAHGERGGNITLNPKTMGEIHDIVWKHNGVKVLEYDQSQTIVSEPFKKRAILNFHSGELTIRQLSSGDDGVYESQINGKAQSMHNIKVLEAVTQPTVTCELTDDAHFALRCSIGNDAPAEYQWTGPKIHSQPGSELQISKDENPESVFTCDVRNAVSAKSAQFTPKDCRQGGVSPGILALVVLFLLAATCILVVISVLLYKRRRRKESLNRSEVGNIEKGENKKLLFEKPPENEFDPANQSTEYEKTPRAENEGRTRMNPGRLFHDCLNWKGWSDRQKRSTDESTLFSTRATLPSNARLHVPMNEKDRGTNPSQVVEAEEDGHLDGEHHTAEEELLQTRSRGVEHASHDHAEEEITPREHKEILVTPVPSKGHEVEEETGIRSGPDDLGENQEKDVEHVHGREIGERHVGAGQERGDILVKNEERSLEGNAEEMKTDGVQVRMNKEEDTGCSETGVQDNGAQEAGQQTEAKTDVTENDPEKEGSPEEAAKTCKVTVASRDTSELQAPMTDVPEVPVNKKDLSETDPEQLVGVESKDNEQQQRDGPEDITGPSQSPTETLKENSEEENSDGVDLDEDFKEKEEDGSTLVEERIKCVPLQEDKGGQSFAHCQENVNEGAIVMPKVCEDHKSNVIREDTPTLKCTDALELVSHKDTGPEELEQTETEERQDVDTCRHPSSPQTSPGEEEGWNEDETLQEETAVGEHLGGKEMSDLQNPETDTLQERNAQMDPGDNVEEKEESEGIVTGMNLETSEASQKEENGDTEKFAEFKNNLKPTEENKDSKEENGKEVQSSDGNEKHLKGQNDHDNGSADTQGGHEEHLEKECEQEDLVQMAELSQGQTVEAGESSEVMKDQKTECNLGVKCKANTDKSADENAEKEEQDGADNQLESQKEKQVTDNRDLKEELKQMINAEDHLEEKQECNEEQEGKGEVEQKEMHDNDTEKEGGLPEYQRTENINVNQPDEDHKEDFGLGEPHFFFPVSREKGQ; encoded by the exons ATGACGAGGGCGCGTTCAGGCGCGGTGTTGTTGTTTACGATCGTGATGCGAGCTTTCG ATCCGCTGCTGTCACTCCAAGCGCTTCCACGTGACGCCAGCGGCGTGGCCCACGGCGAGCGGGGCGGCAACATAACGCTGAACCCCAAAACCATGGGCGAGATCCACGACATCGTCTGGAAGCACAACGGCGTGAAGGTGCTGGAGTACGACCAGAGCCAGACCATCGTGTCCGAGCCGTTCAAGAAACGGGCCATCCTCAACTTCCACTCGGGAGAGCTCACCATCCGGCAGCTGAGCAGCGGGGACGATGGCGTGTACGAGTCCCAGATTAACGGGAAAGCGCAGTCCATGCACAACATCAAGGTTCTCG AGGCGGTCACGCAGCCGACGGTGACCTGCGAACTCACAGACGACGCGCATTTCGCGCTGCGCTGTTCCATAGGCAACGACGCCCCCGCCGAGTACCAGTGGACCGGGCCCAAGATCCACAGCCAGCCCGGGTCCGAGCTGCAGATCAGCAAAGACGAGAATCCGGAGTCGGTTTTCACCTGCGACGTGCGGAACGCGGTCAGCGCGAAGAGCGCACAGTTCACGCCTAAAGACTGCCGGCAGG GTGGGGTGTCTCCTGGCATTCTCGCCCTGGTCGTCCTGTTTCTCTTGGCGGCTACGTGCATCCTTGTCGTCATTTCCGTGTTGCTCTACAAACGGAGACGCAGGAAAG AATCCCTTAATAGAAGTGAAGTGGGCAACATAGAGAAAG GTGAAAACAAAAAGCTTTTGTTTGAAAAGCCGCCTGAAAATGAATTTGATCCGG CGAACCAGAGTACGGAGTACGAGAAGACACCAAGAGCTGAAAATGAAGGGAGAACGAGGATGAACCCTGGTCGGCTGTTTCATG ATTGTCTGAACTGGAAGGGCTGGTCTGACCGCCAGAAAAGGTCGACTGATGAGAGCACGCTGTTCTCCACACGTGCAACGCTGCCAAGCAATGCAAGATTACACGTCCCGATGAACGAAAAGGACAGGGGGACAAACCCGAGTCAAGTGGTGGAAGCAGAAGAAGATGGACACCTGGATGGAGAACACCACACAGCTGAGGAAGAGCTACTACAGACGAGGTCACGTGGAGTCGAGCATGCGTCACATGATCATGCAGAGGAGGAAATCACACCACGTGAGCACAAGGAGATTCTGGTCACCCCCGTACCCAGCAAGGGGCATGAAGTGGAGGAGGAGACAGGAATCAGAAGCGGGCCTGATGACCTCGGAGAGAATCAAGAGAAGGATGTGGAACACGTTCATGGGCGTGAAATTGGTGAGAGGCATGTGggagcaggacaggagagaGGAGATATCCTGGTGAAAAATGAAGAACGTTCATTAGAGGGGAATGCTGAGGAAATGAAGACAGATGGTGTTCAGGTCCGCATGAATAAAGAAGAGGACACCGGCTGCAGTGAGACAGGTGTTCAAGACAATGGCGCACAGGAAGCAGGACAGCAGACAGAGGCAAAAACGGACGTGACCGAAAATGATCCAGAAAAGGAGGGAAGTCCAGAAGAAGCAGCAAAGACCTGCAAAGTGACCGTGGCGAGTCGTGATACATCTGAACTCCAGGCACCGATGACTGATGTACCTGAAGTGCCTGTAAACAAGAAGGATCTCAGTGAAACAGATCCTGAACAGCTTGTGGGTGTGGAATCAAAAGACAATGAGCAGCAACAAAGAGATGGACCTGAAGATATTACAGGACCATCCCAGTCCCCAACTGAGACCTTAAAAGAAAACAGTGAGGAGGAAAATTCAGATGGCGTTGACTTGGATGAAGATTTTAAAGAAAAGGAGGAAGATGGTAGCACGCTAGTTGAAGAACGCATCAAATGCGTTCCTCTCCAAGAAGACAAGGGAGGACAATCTTTTGCTCATTGTCAGGAGAATGTGAACGAGGGTGCAATTGTGATGCCCAAAGTGTGTGAAGACCACAAATCCAATGTTATCAGGGAGGATACCCCTACATTGAAATGTACAGATGCTCTAGAACTTGTATCCCACAAAGATACGGGCCCAGAGGAACTGGAGCAAACTGAGACCGAGGAACGGCAAGATGTTGATACATGTCGGCACCCATCCAGTCCACAGACCAGCCCCGGTGAGGAGGAAGGATGGAACGAGGATGAAACTCTTCAGGAGGAAACTGCTGTTGGAGAACATCTTGGGGGAAAAGAGATGAGTGACCTACAGAATCCAGAGACAGATACGCTACAGGAACGAAACGCTCAGATGGACCCAGGTGACAATGTGGAAGAAAAGGAAGAGTCCGAGGGCATTGTGACAGGAATGAACCTGGAAACCTCTGAAGCAAGCCAGAAAGAGGAAAATGGAGATACTGAGAAATTTGCAGAATTCAAAAACAATCTTAAACCAACAGAGGAAAACAAAGACTCCAAGGAAGAAAATGGCAAAGAGGTTCAGTCATCAGATGGGAACGAAAAGCATTTAAAAGGACAAAATGACCACGATAACGGATCAGCTGACACACAAGGAGGGCATGAGGAACATCTAGAAAAGGAATGTGAGCAGGAAGACTTGGTACAGATGGCTGAGTTGTCCCAGGGCCAGACTGTAGAGGCCGGTGAATCATCTGAAGTGATGAAAGACCAGAAAACGGAGTGTAACCTGGGTGTGAAATGTAAGGCCAACACTGACAAATCAGCAGATGAAAATGCAGAGAAAGAGGAACAGGATGGAGCTGACAACCAATTGgaatcacaaaaagaaaaacaggttACGGACAACAGGGACTTGAAGGAAGAACTGAAGCAAATGATAAACGCTGAGGATCACTTGGAAGAGAAACAGGAATGCAATGAAGAGCAGGAAGGAAAAGGTGAAGTTGAACAGAAGGAAATGCATGATAACGACACAGAGAAAGAAGGTGGTCTGCCTGAATATCAGAGGACCGAGAACATAAATGTGAATCAGCCTGACGAAGACCATAAAGAGGACTTTGGATTAGGTGaacctcactttttttttccagtcagcAGAGAAAAAGGACAGTGA